TCAAAGAACACAACTGGCAAACTGGTAACAGTGGATGAGAAGAAGACTGATTCAGCAACCAGTTGTTGGTATTCAACAAGCTTTTTACCTTAGTCTTCTCTAGCAGCCTCTCTTCCCACATCTCTCGAGTGGATAGACAGCAAGGCAAGGACTCAGGGACCAAAGTCCATCCCATGGTAAGGGAAGATCAGGTTTGAGACCACCTGAGGAACCTGAACAGGCATAAGTCTAAgggacctgatgagatgcaTCCTCAGGTCCTGAGGGAATCAGCTGATATCTGAAGAGTCACGGTGGTCAGGTGAAGCCCCTAGAGCCTGGGGAAAAGGCTGCACCCACTTTTTAGAAGGGTAGAAAGGAGGACCCAGGGAATACtgacctgtcagcctcacctctgtgcctgggaagagcCTGGACCAGACTCTCCTAGAAACTACGCTAAGGACAGGGAAGTGATTCCAGACAACCAGCAAGGATTCACCAAGGGCAAGTactgcctgaccaacctggtGTCCTTCCATGATGGAATGACTACCTcagtggagaagggaagagctaCAGATGTCATCTCTCTGTGCTTCTGTAAGGCCTTTGACATGGTCCCCCACAACATCCTTCTTTCTAAATCAGAAAGCtgtggatttgatggatggactgTTCAGCAGATGAGTTACATCCAGAGAGCAGTGAGCAACAGCTCCACGTCTGGATGGAGATCAGTGgcaagtggtgtccctcaggtGTCCAGATCTTCACCAGTGACACagacagtgggattgagtgcaccctaagcaagtttgcagatgtcaccaagctgagtggtgcagcTGACATGCCTAAGGGACAGGATGCCATCCACAGGCACCTGGACAAGCTGAAGAAGTGGGCCCATGTGAACCTCCTGAGGATCCTGCAcggtcctgcacttgggtcagGGCAACTCCCAGTATCAGTATAGGCTGGTGGTGAAGGgactgagagcagccctgcagagaagaacttcaggaagaaattttttaccgTGAAGGTTGtgaaacactggcccaggttgcccagaaggGTGGCAgataccccatccctggaaacattcaaggtcaggttagATCAGGCTCTGAGCAGgctctgtccctgctcactgcagaggggttggactagctgtgacctttaaaggtcctttctgACCCAACTTATTCTGAGTCTCTGAAGATCAAAAGGGAGGAGGGCAAATTGGCTCAAGGCAATTCCCAAGTTTTGGGGTCAGTCAGCAGAGAGATCACCTTCTCTGCCACAGAGGAAGGCCAGTGCCCATTGTGAGGGACCTGGGCTCTTCAGTATCTCCTCAGCCAGAGATTTTTGGGGAAGCCATGAGATGAGAACCAAAGACGGCAGCGATATCAGAGTGACAGAAGGACTGAAGGAGAGAGCAACAAGGCAGCTGGTATTTGTGATTAACACTGTCCTGAAAAGCCTTGCTGGGTATATATGGATTTCcaccacagaataaaaaaagtcAATACCTTTTATGCCTTCTCTTCATCCCCTATTGCACATTTCTTGAATGCAATAAATATTGCTATCTGATCGGGTACAAGGTATTTTATGACAAGTCCCATATTAATCATATTAAGCACAAGGAGCACAGTGCAGGCCAAGTGAAATGTGCTTTCAAGTGATGGTTCTGGCTCAAAAAAGAAGGgccctgctgcatcccagccctgGACCTGACCTGTCTCTgtaggagcagcagcagcagcctgaacATCCCAAAGAAGGGAGCCTGGAAACGCCGAAAAAACGGAGCAGGGCAACACCATGGCAGTGGGCAGAGCTTGTGGTATCTGATGACCCTACAAAAGGAACAGAGAGCtctggggaagcaggaagggaaagtATGGTGGCTGCAGGTGATGAGATGGAGCCCAGGGATGAAGCACAGCTCTCATCTCCAAAATCCTGAGCATTTTCTGCATCTCCTTCCTGGAGCCAGGGTGAGATGCTGCACCCTGCAGGGTACCCAGGGACTGCCCTCACTCAGAGCAACTCACTCCAGGCAACGccagcatttcagtttttcacGAAATAAATGAACATACAGGATGGTTTTCAGAATCACTATTTTTTCAGAGTTCCTTCTTTCATCTGTTAAACAAAATGCAATGCAACACCCATGCTGTTCTCTCCAggactgcagagctgagcctAAGCTACACCTCAAGATCTCCAACtgctaaaaacattttcattccAAATCAACACTTTGCAACTCTACTTcagttttaaacttttttctttttttttgctaaattaaCTTCAAACAATTCTGCTGGTTTGCCTGGTGCGGgggctggaaaaaaccaaaacaaacctgcTGGTTAGGAAACCCAAGTCTAGTCCTGTCCTCTACACTCACAACCACAGTGAGAAAGTGATCTCTCCAACTGCTCTTAAggctcctcttcctcatcatGTTCTATTGCATAAACGTGTCCAAGCCTCGTGTCCCTCTGCTCCCGATCGCTCCCAGTCAGCAGGGCTCTTGCATATCAAGGTTGCGTTAAGAAATCAGCAGCAAAATGCACAGGCTCTCAGTTGCACAAGGAAAATAGATATTTGTTGGGTTTGTTACTCTCTTGGAGGGCGAGGGGAGTGGTGAGGAGGGTTACAGATAAGGCCTTTTTGAGAATACATTTCGCATTCAATAATTAATGCTGTCTTTAAGTCCAGTCATGTATGATCCGGCCCTGATTGGTTAAGATCACAAATAGCTCCGGTTttgttgtggtggttttgtttgtttgtttgttttcttttctttttcttttcttttcttttttttttttttttttttgttgttgttttcttatgAACTGAATCAAAGGAAAGGTTCGGAGTGGTATTTAAAACTAATGACTTTGCTTCTGAAAGTTCAAACTATATATTGGCATTGCAAGGTCAGACACTTAGGAAACACCAAAGCTATGAGAGGAGAGGCTCCGCGTTGACAATGTTTAAGAAACCagtcaaaaagaaaagcaaatagcaAGGAATGTATGAAACGTATTAGTTCTGTCTTTATAACTACTTTAGAATTTATCCCAGGttcttataaaatatataaaactgaGATACAAAGAATTAGCAATGTAACTTTGCATTTCAAATGATCTTCAGCTACAGGTTTTGCTTTAAGAAAACAGACACTTGAAAAGCAGCTGTTCTGTAGTCTCTAGATGCAGACACTTGAGTTTCTGGCAAACTTACCGTCAGTGGTTTTCTGAACTCCTCCACCATTTCAGCTCTCTCCTAGAATGAAACTCAACATTCACCATTAAGTTTTTCTGCTCATGGTTTCACAGAGAGGACATTACCATTTCCCAGCATCGGtttcaaagttctttttttttctgttattttttttaccccctttttttcccttttttaaaaatttttgttttcttttttttttttttttttttttttttttttttttttcttcttcttcttttttcccttgatgAGCTTTAAACCACAGGGTGAATCCATGAAATGAGGTAAGTAAATTTGGCACACTTTTAGTCATGTCCATAAAACTTTGGGTAAGTTGTCTAAGTGAACGATACCGTTTTCCTTGGGAGTTACAGGTGCTTTCAAAGGGGGGGTGGTTAGTACTTAACAACTGGAATGTTTCTAGTAAAACCAAAAGGCATAGCTGCAGAAAACACTCACAACCCAATGTTGAtagagaagtaaaaatatatacaatacAGTCACTTGTTCATAGTTTGGCACAATTGTTTTGTTGTCGTGGGTAATAGTGCATAAACTACTGTACAACAGTATGACTTTTAAAACAGTCTTTCACAGAGAATACCAGATTAGGTTTGctttcaaagaataaaattcCCACATTTTCAAACTCTTCATTTCAGCACTTACATTTTAACAGACCACAAGGCAGATTTTGAAAAGGAACcaacgggaaaaaaaaaaaaaacaaacccaaaaaaaaaccaaaacccaaaaaaaccaaaaaaaaaaaaaaaaaacataaaacccaaagaaaccaaCATCAACCGTCTTTCTAGAAAAGGGAGTCTCTTCTTCAAATACAGGAAAACCCAAAAATGTTGTTTCTGCTTTAAGAAGAATGGAGTCTGAttccctgcaggaaaaaaatcaaacatttgATGCCATCTCAGTTAGCTCGTCTGGAGTCACCACGACGGAGCGAACGCGCTAAAGGCGGGCAGGTACAGAAGATGCAGCTTTAGATGATGCAGGTTAGGAGATACAACAGCAGAGGGGGCCAGAAAGCACTCAAAATTGCCACGTGAAGCTCAGTTAGGAGCGAGTTCTCATTTGCAAAGAGCCTTTTAAGTTTCAAGATCTTGGCTTTTGGATGcataacctctttttttttttttttttttttctggtttatttttttacaaaatgttcCCCTCCCCCCAGAAAAGTCTTTCCTTGTCAAAATCATTAAAAAGAGCATctaatcaggttttttttttttcctttttttttttttttttgtttttccccccaataaattaagtaattaaaaattgaagaagccaaacagcagaaaagagTAGCCTTGTTAGTTTTTTTAACCCCAGCCAAGCCAGAAAATTGGTCATTCTTTTAGGTAGCTTGCAAGTAATAAGTATtttcatgcatttaaaaaaaaaacaaaaaacaccaaccccaaaaccaaccaaaaaaacccaaaccaaaacaaccccaaaaccaaaaaccaaccaaaactgTAAAAGGGGAaacgtcttttttttttttttctttttttcttttttttttttcatgcaacttttgctttcaggaaggaaaaaactgaGGAACAGCGGGCTTAGCAGGTGGGAGGGAGGTTAAGGGGCATTCCAGCCAGTTTGGTGCAGCATTACCTCAGTTTCTCAAAAGCAGCTGTCACGGGTGGGTCCTTGTGGGGCTGTTCGCGGTCCGTTCgctttattttacagttctCATCCCTCAGCGATTTCGAACTGGATTTATGCCGGTAGAGTTTTTTATGGGTAGGTCCATTATTGCCTAAAGTGCTCAGGTTACTATAGTTTTTATCAAAAAAGGGAGCGTGAACGTCTGTCGTGTACCCGGTCGAGCAGTTGGGGCGAGCGGGGTCGCAGGTTGCGGCTTTGCTGTTTTTGCTTGAGCCCTTGGTGGTTGACTTGTGGTTCTTCGCCGCCCCCGGTGAGCCACCGTTCACCTTCTTCTTCGACTCTTGGGACGTCCCTGCTAAAATTTTAAGAGTTTTCAGTTTCAGGCTGTTTGATTCCGGCGATCGGAAGATGTCTGGAACGCTGTTGTGGCTTACAGGCCCCCACAAGGGCTCGATGGAGGCCATCATGAACCTCTGGACATCCGCCATTCCCGACGCAATGTTGGACAAGATGTTGGAAGGTTCCTCAAACTCCCTTTGATCGTCGTCCATGAGGCTTGTGGTGTTGCCCAGGCTCGTTTCTGACCAGCCTgttcccccctctttccccaggGCCCACTCTCCAGAGAGCCCGTTGTGTTTGCCCAGTTTCACCCCAGCCGGGCTGCAATGCTGAGTGCTCTCGGGGAGGCCcttggtggtggtgctggtggtggccaCGTTGCTCAGCTGGTTGACCGCCCTGCCGCCAACCACTGGAGCTTTCTCGCCGTTGACTCCCGctgcatttttccctttcctggtgGATTTGGGTGCCTGCCTGGAGTTTTTCCCTTGTGGTTTATCAGTTGCTTTATTGGTTTTGGGTGATTTTTTCCGGGTGGCTTTCTGGGAAGAGCTTTGGTTTGTACCCACATTCTTGTTGGATGAACTTTTCCTCTTCGATTTTGACACTTTGCTATTGGTGCTAATTTGACCAGATGGCTCATTAAATGTTGACAAGCATGGACTCTTTTCGAGAAGGCTGACAGAATCTTCATCATTGAACATATGGAACTGGAACTGGTGATTATTTAAAGCAAACCCATTATCTGCCTGATCCTCGGTCTGCAGGACCCCGCAGTTCCACTTGACCTTCTCAGAGCTGTTGAGGGTGGCCTGGGAGCTCTCCTGAAAGCTCTTCAGGGTGCCCAGGGGCTTGGCATCAGAGCCAGCTATCTGCGGGGACAGGCTGGGAGTGTCCGGAGGGGACATCTCCGAAAGCGACGACTGGCGGAACTTATCGGGAGTGAAGTTGGAAATGTCTAAAAGGTCCGTGGACTCCTTCAGCGGGGTGATTTCATCTATGCTTTGCTGGATCACTAGCTTGGGACTGCAGTGGGCCAAGAAATCATCATTAATATCATCCTCACCGTCCTTTTCGCAAGACTTTAAACTTAAAGAACTGTAATTGCTTGAACTAACTGACAATGAACCCACTGAATCAAAACTAATGAGCCTGCCATCATCTGTACTTAGTGTACCTCGTTGGAAATGAAAGCGTCCCTCTCCATTATTAAAATGACATGACTGATAAGAATCATCAGCCTGCACTTGTTGGCTATCCGgcatgtaatttttttggtaGAGCAATTTGCTGCTATTGAGATTGACTTGAGCGTAGCCCGAGGCGGGGAGGCCGTCTGCGCCTGCcgcgccgctgccgccgccgaACTCGCTGGGCAGCCCGCCCgcctcccccagctccccgGGGAAGTCCTGGCAGTTGCTGCCGGCAGCTTTGCCGCCCGGCCACATACTACCAAAACTGCTCTGCTCCATCTCCAAGTGCCCAGGAGACTGTTGCAGCTCCGACTCGGAGGGCGGGGAGAGGACGCAGCTCTGCGCTGGCTGCAGAGCCGGGAAGGGCTTTTCCGCCGGGACGATGCTGGGGAgcgggtgctgctgctgctgctgctgctcggAGGGATGCTGGGTGAAGTAGGAGATACCGGTGTTGCTCGACAAATCAGAAGCATCTAACAGTGTCTGCAGATACCCTCCGGGGATCAGGGGTACATTGGTGGTGATATTAGCAGATGGCAGAGGCTTGTCTGAAGAGGAGGTGGATGGTAGGAAAGGAGAATTTTTAGCAAGCTTGTCCTCATGGCACTCCGGGAGATGGGAGCTGTCTGAAGCACAAGGAATGTTTTCATCCTTCAGACGTGCTGCAGAGTCCTGGTTTTCTAGCACCAGGGAGCCCTCCGCCGTACTGGTAGCAGCTTTGATCTTCTTGCACTTCAACCTGGCTTCACTTTTGAATTTGATTCTGCGGAGCACTTTCCTCTCCGTCCCCTTGTGCTCCCGCTCCTGTGATCTGCATTTCACGGCGGCAATGCCCGCGATGTCATTTACGTGTAATCCATTGGCACAGCCGGGGGCGGCGATGGCTAACGCCGGCAGCCCTTTCAGGCCCGCGTCCTCTTTACTGCTGCAAGGCTGCTTGTGATCAGAGGAGCAAGAGCCCAGCTTGTTCACTGATTGCTCGATGGCTTTAATTCTTTGAATCCGGTGCCGGTTTGCTAGCTTGCATTTTCGCTTCCGTGGGTGAGGGAGGAACGAAGCATCTGAGCCGTTAAGATAGAAATTCTGCTTGTGGTAAAGAGACGATCTGAGCAAATCCAGCcggctctgctgcctctcctgccaGAAGCCCTTCAGTGGGGCCAGCTTCTCGTACTTGCTGAGCAGCTCCTCGTTTAGGGTAACAGTTGTCTCATTGGCATCCACTTTGCTGAGCTTCACCAGCATATGCTTCTCCCCTTTAAACCTGTTAATGATGATATACTTGATGATAACGGGGGGCTCCTTGCGAGAGACTTTTCGCCGTTTCTTGGGGCACCACTCGTCGTCGTCTTCTTCCTTGGGCCCATCCGGCAGCCACTCCTTCTTGTCCAGGATCTTCTCGTTCTCGATGGAGTCCACGTCGTACAGGTAATCATCGCTGTAGCGCACTTTCCTCTTCGCCCGCAACCCGTAGTTCTGCTGAATGAAGGAGCTGGAGTGGTCCCTGGACAGGTACCTGCTGCAGTCCTTGATGTCCCGCAGCACGTCGTAGGAGGACTCCGTGCAAGTGCTGTCGTCGCTGAACTCCCCGGAGTCTTCCGTGGAATTCACTGAGTCCAAGAAGTGGCTCCTCTTGGGGCCCACGTACTGCACCATCTCCGTGCTGTTGCAAGATTTATTTAAGgcagctttctcctcctcctccccatcctcttcctcgccgtcctcctcctcctccccccagatGATGCCTTCCTCAGATTTGAATTGAGAAGGGTCGGTGGCACCACCAGGCCCCCTTTTCAGGGTGCTCCTGCTGTCCCTTTTGGTGCAGTTGCTGAAGACACTGGGGAAGAAGTTGAACTGGGCGTCCTCTTGGAGGGTGGTGGTCTTCTCCCGCACGTTGTCCTGAAAAGATTCGTATCTAATCTTTAGGGAGCAGACATCGCTTCCCAAGGTGGAGTCGTCGTCATCGAACATGTAATTATCCACGTCTTCCTCAGAAAACAGATTTACAGAAAGCTCATTTTTGGAGCAGAGGTCAAGCAGCTCAATTTTACTTTCACTAATGAAAGATTCAAAATAGCCCCATTCCTGGTTGGGATTTGTTAGTAAAGGTTCCTCACCATTG
This genomic stretch from Calypte anna isolate BGI_N300 chromosome 4, bCalAnn1_v1.p, whole genome shotgun sequence harbors:
- the NEXMIF gene encoding neurite extension and migration factor, with product MDDQQEQDCASEDQETILINGVKENESHALDVEERPCTAAEAAVPFPALTPAPKESQRALPLLPSKKPCLLSPPSPLRLTDVPEHPSDDSSAHAISLTSCVTKGMSSWSLPGDCEKAPFTMMEPGGMSALTGDCLMQPSRTCLGCFIESKDGIDAEPGISLKVGDINRDYDTCPVSDIGIHCMSTGETMRYGDQLLSDQLLSFPMHKSRAADKRDAEKSDSDSEDPTQKNYYEGLLLDKCNGEEPLLTNPNQEWGYFESFISESKIELLDLCSKNELSVNLFSEEDVDNYMFDDDDSTLGSDVCSLKIRYESFQDNVREKTTTLQEDAQFNFFPSVFSNCTKRDSRSTLKRGPGGATDPSQFKSEEGIIWGEEEEDGEEEDGEEEEKAALNKSCNSTEMVQYVGPKRSHFLDSVNSTEDSGEFSDDSTCTESSYDVLRDIKDCSRYLSRDHSSSFIQQNYGLRAKRKVRYSDDYLYDVDSIENEKILDKKEWLPDGPKEEDDDEWCPKKRRKVSRKEPPVIIKYIIINRFKGEKHMLVKLSKVDANETTVTLNEELLSKYEKLAPLKGFWQERQQSRLDLLRSSLYHKQNFYLNGSDASFLPHPRKRKCKLANRHRIQRIKAIEQSVNKLGSCSSDHKQPCSSKEDAGLKGLPALAIAAPGCANGLHVNDIAGIAAVKCRSQEREHKGTERKVLRRIKFKSEARLKCKKIKAATSTAEGSLVLENQDSAARLKDENIPCASDSSHLPECHEDKLAKNSPFLPSTSSSDKPLPSANITTNVPLIPGGYLQTLLDASDLSSNTGISYFTQHPSEQQQQQQHPLPSIVPAEKPFPALQPAQSCVLSPPSESELQQSPGHLEMEQSSFGSMWPGGKAAGSNCQDFPGELGEAGGLPSEFGGGSGAAGADGLPASGYAQVNLNSSKLLYQKNYMPDSQQVQADDSYQSCHFNNGEGRFHFQRGTLSTDDGRLISFDSVGSLSVSSSNYSSLSLKSCEKDGEDDINDDFLAHCSPKLVIQQSIDEITPLKESTDLLDISNFTPDKFRQSSLSEMSPPDTPSLSPQIAGSDAKPLGTLKSFQESSQATLNSSEKVKWNCGVLQTEDQADNGFALNNHQFQFHMFNDEDSVSLLEKSPCLSTFNEPSGQISTNSKVSKSKRKSSSNKNVGTNQSSSQKATRKKSPKTNKATDKPQGKNSRQAPKSTRKGKNAAGVNGEKAPVVGGRAVNQLSNVATTSTTTKGLPESTQHCSPAGVKLGKHNGLSGEWALGKEGGTGWSETSLGNTTSLMDDDQREFEEPSNILSNIASGMADVQRFMMASIEPLWGPVSHNSVPDIFRSPESNSLKLKTLKILAGTSQESKKKVNGGSPGAAKNHKSTTKGSSKNSKAATCDPARPNCSTGYTTDVHAPFFDKNYSNLSTLGNNGPTHKKLYRHKSSSKSLRDENCKIKRTDREQPHKDPPVTAAFEKLRESDSILLKAETTFLGFPVFEEETPFSRKTVDVGFFGFYVFFFFFWFFWVLVFFWVCFFFFSRWFLFKICLVVC